In one Cervus elaphus chromosome 9, mCerEla1.1, whole genome shotgun sequence genomic region, the following are encoded:
- the YJEFN3 gene encoding yjeF N-terminal domain-containing protein 3 isoform X2: MRLKGCGSGGCTQITCAMSSTDGPDLAEATEERCFLSTAEAAALERELLEDYRFGRQQLVEWCGHASAVAVTKAFPLPALPRKQRTALVVCGPEQNGAVGLVCARHLRVFEYEPTIFYPTRSLDPLHRDLTTQCEKMDIPFLSYLPAEVQLINNAYRLVVDAVLGPGVEPGEVGGPCTRALATLKLLSIPLAGTQRLAATPRTGYDPTCSYRWRRPSAAPAASQGVTTSWRAGSCPTTCAESSLCACRGTRAPTASLRFDRRPRQ; the protein is encoded by the exons ATGCGTTTAAAAGGCTGTGGCAGTGGTGGCTGCACACAGATCACCTGCGCCATGAGCAGCACGGATGGCCCGGACCTAGCGGAGGCGACCGAAGAGCGGTGTTTCCTCAG CACCGCGGAGGCAGCGGCCCTGGAGCGTGAGCTGCTGGAGGACTATCGCTTTGGGCGGCAGCAGCTGGTGGAGTGGTGTGGCCATGCTAGTGCCGTGGCTGTGACCAAG GCGTTTCCTCTGCCCGCTCTCCCCCGGAAGCAGAGGACGGCGCTGGTCGTGTGCGGCCCAGAGCAGAACGGAGCAGTGGGGCTGGTGTGCGCGCGGCACCTGCGGGTGTTC GAGTACGAACCCACCATCTTCTACCCCACACGCTCACTGGACCCTCTGCACCGGGACCTGACTACTCAGTGTGAGAAGATGGACATCCCCTTCCTGTCCTACCTGCCCGCAGAG GTCCAGCTCATCAACAACGCCTACAGGCTGGTGGTGGACGCTGTGCTGGGCCCTGGCGTGGAGCCGGGCGAGGTCGGGGGTCCCTGCACACGTGCGCTGGCCACGCTCAAGCTACTGTCCATCCCCCTT GCTGGGACCCAGAGACTGGCGGCGACGCCGAGGACGGGCTACGACCCGACGTGCTCGTATCGCTGGCGGCGCCCAAGCGCTGCGCCGGCCGCTTCTCAGGGCGTCACCACTTCGTGGCGGGCAGGTTCGTGCCCGACGACGTGCGCCGAAAGTTCGCTCTGCGCCTGCCGGGGTACACGGGCACCGACTGCATCGCTGCGCTTTGACAGGCGCCCGCGCCAATAA
- the YJEFN3 gene encoding yjeF N-terminal domain-containing protein 3 isoform X3 produces MGPGLPCSVGCQMCLDFFLTLLKPCLSAASVFRLGVFSTGVPVGWMGDLYRSVPGWRGVQQRRVHLHAGQDPVAGVMSPSLSFQTLFPCQYLELWDSRHSTGSSTPGTKGLSPLALYNQWPCAAPLRRLLIGGHTEWAGGRTPPPPRDAFKRLWQWWLHTDHLRHEQHGWPGPSGGDRRAVFPQAGTQRLAATPRTGYDPTCSYRWRRPSAAPAASQGVTTSWRAGSCPTTCAESSLCACRGTRAPTASLRFDRRPRQ; encoded by the exons ATGGGCCCTGGATTGCCCTGCAGCGTCGGCTGCCAAATGTGCCTGGACTttttcctgactttgctgaaacCCTGCTTGTCAGCAGCCAGCGTCTTCAGACTGGGGGTCTTCTCCACTGGGGTACCGGTTGGGTGGATGGGCGACCTGTATCGGAGCGTACCGGGCTGGAGAGGGGTGCAGCAGAGGCGGGTCCACTTGCATGCAGGCCAGGACCCCGTAGCGGGGGTAATGAGCCCATCGCTGTCCTTCCAGACTTTGTTTCCCTGCCAGTATCTGGAACTTTGGGATTCCCGCCATTCCACGGGCAGCTCCACTCCTGGCACGAAGGGGTTAAGTCCACTTGCACTTTACAACCAATGGCCATGCGCAGCGCCTTTGCGGCGTCTCCTGATTGGCGGACACACAGAGTGGGCGGGAGGGCGGACGCCCCCTCCGCCCAGGGATGCGTTTAAAAGGCTGTGGCAGTGGTGGCTGCACACAGATCACCTGCGCCATGAGCAGCACGGATGGCCCGGACCTAGCGGAGGCGACCGAAGAGCGGTGTTTCCTCAG GCTGGGACCCAGAGACTGGCGGCGACGCCGAGGACGGGCTACGACCCGACGTGCTCGTATCGCTGGCGGCGCCCAAGCGCTGCGCCGGCCGCTTCTCAGGGCGTCACCACTTCGTGGCGGGCAGGTTCGTGCCCGACGACGTGCGCCGAAAGTTCGCTCTGCGCCTGCCGGGGTACACGGGCACCGACTGCATCGCTGCGCTTTGACAGGCGCCCGCGCCAATAA
- the YJEFN3 gene encoding yjeF N-terminal domain-containing protein 3 isoform X1: MRLKGCGSGGCTQITCAMSSTDGPDLAEATEERCFLSTAEAAALERELLEDYRFGRQQLVEWCGHASAVAVTKAFPLPALPRKQRTALVVCGPEQNGAVGLVCARHLRVFEYEPTIFYPTRSLDPLHRDLTTQCEKMDIPFLSYLPAEVQLINNAYRLVVDAVLGPGVEPGEVGGPCTRALATLKLLSIPLVSLDIPSGWDPETGGDAEDGLRPDVLVSLAAPKRCAGRFSGRHHFVAGRFVPDDVRRKFALRLPGYTGTDCIAAL, from the exons ATGCGTTTAAAAGGCTGTGGCAGTGGTGGCTGCACACAGATCACCTGCGCCATGAGCAGCACGGATGGCCCGGACCTAGCGGAGGCGACCGAAGAGCGGTGTTTCCTCAG CACCGCGGAGGCAGCGGCCCTGGAGCGTGAGCTGCTGGAGGACTATCGCTTTGGGCGGCAGCAGCTGGTGGAGTGGTGTGGCCATGCTAGTGCCGTGGCTGTGACCAAG GCGTTTCCTCTGCCCGCTCTCCCCCGGAAGCAGAGGACGGCGCTGGTCGTGTGCGGCCCAGAGCAGAACGGAGCAGTGGGGCTGGTGTGCGCGCGGCACCTGCGGGTGTTC GAGTACGAACCCACCATCTTCTACCCCACACGCTCACTGGACCCTCTGCACCGGGACCTGACTACTCAGTGTGAGAAGATGGACATCCCCTTCCTGTCCTACCTGCCCGCAGAG GTCCAGCTCATCAACAACGCCTACAGGCTGGTGGTGGACGCTGTGCTGGGCCCTGGCGTGGAGCCGGGCGAGGTCGGGGGTCCCTGCACACGTGCGCTGGCCACGCTCAAGCTACTGTCCATCCCCCTTGTGAGCCTGGACATCCCCTCAG GCTGGGACCCAGAGACTGGCGGCGACGCCGAGGACGGGCTACGACCCGACGTGCTCGTATCGCTGGCGGCGCCCAAGCGCTGCGCCGGCCGCTTCTCAGGGCGTCACCACTTCGTGGCGGGCAGGTTCGTGCCCGACGACGTGCGCCGAAAGTTCGCTCTGCGCCTGCCGGGGTACACGGGCACCGACTGCATCGCTGCGCTTTGA
- the YJEFN3 gene encoding yjeF N-terminal domain-containing protein 3 isoform X4, translating to MRLKGCGSGGCTQITCAMSSTDGPDLAEATEERCFLSTAEAAALERELLEDYRFGRQQLVEWCGHASAVAVTKAFPLPALPRKQRTALVVCGPEQNGAVGLVCARHLRVFCEKMDIPFLSYLPAEVQLINNAYRLVVDAVLGPGVEPGEVGGPCTRALATLKLLSIPLVSLDIPSGWDPETGGDAEDGLRPDVLVSLAAPKRCAGRFSGRHHFVAGRFVPDDVRRKFALRLPGYTGTDCIAAL from the exons ATGCGTTTAAAAGGCTGTGGCAGTGGTGGCTGCACACAGATCACCTGCGCCATGAGCAGCACGGATGGCCCGGACCTAGCGGAGGCGACCGAAGAGCGGTGTTTCCTCAG CACCGCGGAGGCAGCGGCCCTGGAGCGTGAGCTGCTGGAGGACTATCGCTTTGGGCGGCAGCAGCTGGTGGAGTGGTGTGGCCATGCTAGTGCCGTGGCTGTGACCAAG GCGTTTCCTCTGCCCGCTCTCCCCCGGAAGCAGAGGACGGCGCTGGTCGTGTGCGGCCCAGAGCAGAACGGAGCAGTGGGGCTGGTGTGCGCGCGGCACCTGCGGGTGTTC TGTGAGAAGATGGACATCCCCTTCCTGTCCTACCTGCCCGCAGAG GTCCAGCTCATCAACAACGCCTACAGGCTGGTGGTGGACGCTGTGCTGGGCCCTGGCGTGGAGCCGGGCGAGGTCGGGGGTCCCTGCACACGTGCGCTGGCCACGCTCAAGCTACTGTCCATCCCCCTTGTGAGCCTGGACATCCCCTCAG GCTGGGACCCAGAGACTGGCGGCGACGCCGAGGACGGGCTACGACCCGACGTGCTCGTATCGCTGGCGGCGCCCAAGCGCTGCGCCGGCCGCTTCTCAGGGCGTCACCACTTCGTGGCGGGCAGGTTCGTGCCCGACGACGTGCGCCGAAAGTTCGCTCTGCGCCTGCCGGGGTACACGGGCACCGACTGCATCGCTGCGCTTTGA
- the YJEFN3 gene encoding yjeF N-terminal domain-containing protein 3 isoform X5 produces MTPRPGWSFLPSREPSWLGATPAHHSDEETKAFPLPALPRKQRTALVVCGPEQNGAVGLVCARHLRVFEYEPTIFYPTRSLDPLHRDLTTQCEKMDIPFLSYLPAEVQLINNAYRLVVDAVLGPGVEPGEVGGPCTRALATLKLLSIPLVSLDIPSGWDPETGGDAEDGLRPDVLVSLAAPKRCAGRFSGRHHFVAGRFVPDDVRRKFALRLPGYTGTDCIAAL; encoded by the exons ATGACCCCCCGGCCAGGATGGTCATTTCTGCCCTCAAGAGAGCCCTCTTGGCTTGGGGCCACCCCAGCCCATcactcagatgaggaaaccaag GCGTTTCCTCTGCCCGCTCTCCCCCGGAAGCAGAGGACGGCGCTGGTCGTGTGCGGCCCAGAGCAGAACGGAGCAGTGGGGCTGGTGTGCGCGCGGCACCTGCGGGTGTTC GAGTACGAACCCACCATCTTCTACCCCACACGCTCACTGGACCCTCTGCACCGGGACCTGACTACTCAGTGTGAGAAGATGGACATCCCCTTCCTGTCCTACCTGCCCGCAGAG GTCCAGCTCATCAACAACGCCTACAGGCTGGTGGTGGACGCTGTGCTGGGCCCTGGCGTGGAGCCGGGCGAGGTCGGGGGTCCCTGCACACGTGCGCTGGCCACGCTCAAGCTACTGTCCATCCCCCTTGTGAGCCTGGACATCCCCTCAG GCTGGGACCCAGAGACTGGCGGCGACGCCGAGGACGGGCTACGACCCGACGTGCTCGTATCGCTGGCGGCGCCCAAGCGCTGCGCCGGCCGCTTCTCAGGGCGTCACCACTTCGTGGCGGGCAGGTTCGTGCCCGACGACGTGCGCCGAAAGTTCGCTCTGCGCCTGCCGGGGTACACGGGCACCGACTGCATCGCTGCGCTTTGA